Proteins encoded in a region of the Paenibacillus sp. E222 genome:
- a CDS encoding adenine phosphoribosyltransferase, whose amino-acid sequence MDFKDYIRVIPDFPQPGISFKDITTLLKDGEMYRKAINELKVMVSDLKIDVIAGPEARGFVVGAPLAYALGVGFAPIRKSGKLPGETIEVGYDLEYGKDTLAMHTDAIEKGQNVLIADDLLATGGTIATSINLIEQLGGKIVGAAFLIELSDLNGRAKLPGIDVFTLMNY is encoded by the coding sequence TTGGATTTTAAAGATTATATTCGTGTCATTCCTGACTTTCCACAACCGGGAATCAGCTTCAAAGACATTACGACATTGTTGAAGGATGGAGAAATGTACCGCAAGGCGATCAATGAGCTGAAAGTAATGGTTTCAGATCTCAAAATTGACGTTATTGCCGGACCTGAAGCACGTGGATTCGTTGTGGGCGCTCCTCTGGCGTACGCTCTGGGTGTCGGTTTTGCTCCGATCCGTAAAAGCGGAAAATTGCCTGGAGAGACGATCGAAGTCGGTTATGATCTTGAATATGGCAAGGATACGCTTGCTATGCATACAGATGCGATCGAAAAAGGACAAAATGTTCTGATTGCGGATGATCTGCTGGCGACAGGCGGAACTATTGCTACCTCCATTAACCTGATTGAACAATTGGGTGGCAAGATTGTAGGTGCAGCATTCCTGATTGAGCTGTCTGATTTGAATGGACGTGCAAAATTGCCGGGAATTGATGTATTTACATTGATGAACTACTAG
- the uraA gene encoding uracil permease, giving the protein MQREIQVNQKMPLGSGSLLSLQHLFAMFGSTVLVPNLFGVDPSMILLMNGIGTLLYILMCKGKIPAYLGSSFAFIAPVSSVLLAHPDNGYSMALGAFIVTGAVFCIVALIIKYAGTGWINVVFPPAVMGAIVALIGLELVPVAAGMAGLINSTPAENPNWVPQAKPIILSMVTLGITVIGAVTFRGFPKIIHILIGIVSGYVLGYFMGEVKTENIANADFISLPTVTTPTFDWSVIFTILPVALVVIVEHIGHLLVTSSIVGKDLSKDPGLHRSLLGNGVSTILSGFVGSTPNTTYGENIGVMALTRVYSTYVIGGAAVIAIMLSFSGTFSALIANIPVPVMGGVSLLLFGVIAASGLRILVEQKVDFAKPTNLLLTTLVLVIGLSGTEITFYGIHLKGMALATIVGILLSLLFKLFEVLGWSNDQTEKQPLTEKTPD; this is encoded by the coding sequence TTGCAACGTGAAATTCAGGTTAATCAAAAAATGCCGCTTGGCTCAGGATCGCTGCTGAGTCTTCAGCATTTGTTCGCCATGTTTGGCAGCACGGTACTTGTGCCGAACCTGTTCGGTGTGGACCCAAGTATGATCTTGCTTATGAACGGTATTGGAACATTGTTGTACATACTCATGTGTAAAGGGAAGATTCCGGCCTATCTTGGGTCAAGCTTTGCTTTTATCGCACCTGTTTCTTCCGTGTTACTCGCACACCCTGATAACGGATACTCCATGGCACTTGGAGCGTTCATCGTAACGGGAGCTGTTTTCTGTATTGTAGCTCTTATCATCAAGTATGCGGGGACAGGCTGGATTAACGTTGTTTTCCCGCCAGCGGTTATGGGTGCTATTGTTGCCCTAATCGGTCTCGAGCTTGTACCAGTAGCAGCCGGAATGGCTGGTCTAATCAATTCGACCCCTGCTGAGAACCCCAACTGGGTTCCTCAGGCCAAACCAATTATTTTATCCATGGTTACACTTGGTATCACTGTTATTGGTGCAGTAACCTTCCGTGGGTTCCCCAAGATCATTCATATTCTGATCGGGATTGTATCCGGTTACGTGCTTGGATACTTTATGGGTGAGGTAAAAACCGAGAATATAGCGAACGCTGACTTTATCTCGCTGCCTACCGTAACAACACCGACATTTGACTGGTCTGTCATCTTCACCATTTTGCCTGTCGCACTTGTTGTCATTGTTGAGCACATCGGACATCTGCTTGTAACGAGCAGCATTGTGGGCAAAGATCTGTCCAAGGACCCAGGTCTACATCGCTCCCTGCTTGGGAACGGCGTTTCAACCATTCTTTCCGGTTTTGTAGGTTCCACACCGAATACAACTTATGGTGAGAATATTGGTGTCATGGCTCTGACCCGGGTTTACTCGACGTATGTTATTGGCGGCGCTGCCGTTATCGCGATCATGCTTTCGTTCTCAGGTACGTTCTCGGCACTTATAGCTAACATTCCCGTTCCGGTTATGGGTGGTGTATCTTTGCTTCTGTTCGGAGTAATTGCGGCATCCGGTTTGCGTATTCTGGTCGAACAGAAAGTGGATTTTGCCAAACCGACCAACTTGCTGCTAACGACCCTTGTACTCGTCATCGGACTCAGTGGTACGGAGATCACGTTTTATGGTATTCATCTCAAGGGAATGGCTCTGGCAACCATCGTCGGAATTCTGCTGAGCTTGTTGTTTAAGTTATTTGAAGTACTGGGTTGGTCGAATGATCAAACGGAGAAACAGCCTTTAACGGAGAAAACTCCGGATTGA
- a CDS encoding bifunctional (p)ppGpp synthetase/guanosine-3',5'-bis(diphosphate) 3'-pyrophosphohydrolase, with protein sequence MGIEQLLEKAGAYIKEPDLVRIREAYEFADQAHHGQTRKSGEPYILHPLAVADIVVNMQMDTISIIAALLHDVVEDTTVSLEEIRNHFGNTCAMLVDGLTKLERIQFRSKEEQQNENYRKMFIAMAQDIRVIVIKLADRLHNMRTLKFQSEESQRRISYETLEIFCPIANRLGISAIKWEMEDIALRYLNPQQYYRIANLMHKKRAEREQYIDTVMDGITSKLDEMGIQADLSGRPKHIYSVFKKMTTKNKQFNEIYDLLAIRIIVDNIKDCYATLGIIHTLWKPMPGRFKDYIAMPKANMYQSLHTTVVGPNGEPTEVQIRTWDMHRTAEFGIAAHWAYKEGAANGNNFEDKITFFREILELQNEAQDASEFVESLKMDFFSDLVFVFTPKGEVIELPTGSVPLDFAYRIHTEVGNRTIGAKVNGRIVPLDYHLKTGDIIEILTSKHSYGPSQDWLKIAKSSHARAKIKQWFKKERREENVEKGRDSCERELKRMGLDPSAWMTDDKLQEAAKKYAFNDIEDMLAAVGFGGITAAQIVTKATEKLRKEQEESSLLELNSEMRELKPAPERKNRPTNGIRVKGIDNLLVRFARCCNPVPGDAIIGYVTRGRGVSVHRSDCPNIPSSTDGEEAARVIEVEWEENIEANYSVDIEITGHDRNGLLNEVLQAVSESKTNISAVTGRTDKNKLALVHVTILIRNTEHLHSVVERIKRVKDVYSVHRIMQ encoded by the coding sequence ATGGGCATAGAGCAATTACTCGAGAAGGCCGGGGCATATATCAAAGAACCCGATCTGGTGCGCATACGTGAAGCTTACGAATTTGCTGATCAGGCCCACCATGGACAGACGCGAAAATCGGGAGAACCGTATATTCTGCATCCGCTTGCGGTTGCCGATATTGTTGTAAACATGCAGATGGACACCATCTCCATAATTGCAGCGCTTCTTCATGATGTAGTAGAAGATACTACGGTTTCACTTGAAGAAATCCGCAATCATTTCGGCAATACGTGTGCCATGCTTGTTGACGGCTTGACGAAGCTGGAACGTATTCAGTTCCGCTCCAAGGAAGAACAGCAGAACGAGAACTACCGCAAAATGTTCATCGCCATGGCGCAGGACATCCGTGTCATCGTGATCAAATTGGCTGACCGTCTGCATAATATGCGGACACTCAAGTTTCAGTCGGAAGAAAGCCAACGCCGGATTTCATACGAAACGTTGGAGATTTTCTGTCCGATTGCAAACCGTTTGGGTATCTCTGCAATCAAATGGGAAATGGAGGACATCGCCCTCCGTTATTTGAATCCGCAGCAATATTACCGAATTGCAAACTTGATGCACAAAAAGCGTGCAGAACGTGAGCAATATATTGATACGGTTATGGACGGTATTACCAGCAAGCTGGATGAGATGGGAATTCAGGCAGATCTGTCAGGACGTCCTAAGCACATCTACAGCGTGTTCAAAAAAATGACAACGAAAAACAAACAGTTTAACGAGATTTATGATCTGCTTGCGATTCGTATTATTGTGGATAACATCAAGGATTGTTATGCTACCCTCGGCATTATACACACGTTATGGAAACCGATGCCTGGACGTTTCAAGGACTATATCGCGATGCCGAAGGCGAACATGTATCAATCGCTGCATACCACGGTCGTAGGTCCGAATGGTGAACCGACCGAAGTCCAAATCCGGACGTGGGATATGCACCGCACTGCTGAATTCGGGATTGCTGCCCACTGGGCCTACAAGGAAGGCGCTGCGAACGGAAATAATTTTGAAGATAAAATTACGTTCTTCCGCGAGATCCTTGAACTTCAAAATGAAGCGCAGGATGCGTCTGAGTTTGTAGAATCGCTTAAAATGGATTTCTTCTCGGATCTGGTGTTTGTATTTACGCCAAAAGGTGAAGTTATCGAATTGCCGACTGGATCTGTTCCATTGGATTTTGCATATAGAATCCATACAGAGGTGGGTAATCGGACGATTGGTGCCAAAGTGAATGGTCGTATCGTTCCGCTCGATTATCATCTCAAGACGGGCGATATCATCGAAATTTTGACGTCCAAACATTCTTACGGACCGAGCCAGGACTGGCTTAAAATTGCTAAATCCTCTCACGCAAGAGCGAAGATCAAGCAATGGTTCAAGAAGGAACGGCGCGAAGAAAACGTTGAAAAAGGACGCGACAGTTGTGAACGTGAGCTCAAGCGTATGGGACTTGATCCATCTGCCTGGATGACGGACGACAAGTTGCAGGAAGCAGCCAAAAAGTATGCCTTCAATGATATTGAGGATATGCTCGCAGCTGTTGGATTCGGGGGCATTACGGCTGCACAGATCGTGACCAAAGCAACGGAGAAACTTCGCAAGGAGCAGGAAGAATCCAGCTTGCTTGAACTGAACTCCGAGATGCGTGAGCTGAAGCCAGCACCTGAACGCAAAAACCGCCCAACCAATGGCATTCGTGTCAAAGGTATAGACAATTTGCTTGTTCGTTTTGCACGCTGCTGTAACCCTGTACCAGGGGATGCTATTATCGGGTATGTTACACGTGGACGCGGGGTTTCGGTGCATCGCAGTGACTGTCCGAATATTCCGTCCAGTACGGATGGGGAAGAAGCAGCTCGCGTCATTGAAGTCGAGTGGGAAGAGAATATTGAAGCCAACTACAGCGTGGATATTGAGATTACGGGCCATGATCGCAATGGCTTGCTCAATGAAGTGCTTCAGGCTGTTTCGGAAAGTAAAACCAATATATCTGCCGTCACCGGACGTACAGATAAAAATAAATTAGCATTGGTGCACGTCACAATTCTGATTCGCAATACGGAGCATCTGCATTCGGTTGTGGAACGGATCAAACGGGTGAAAGATGTCTATTCTGTGCATCGGATTATGCAGTAA
- the dtd gene encoding D-aminoacyl-tRNA deacylase: MRVLVQRCKEAQVTVGDELTGRIESGLMLLVGITHEDTEKDAIYLADKIAGLRIFEDEQEKMNLSLMDVGGAVLSVSQFTLYGDCRKGKRPSFAAAARPEAAELLYETFNQLLRDKGILVETGRFGAMMDVTFTNWGPVTLMLESPIRQETHA, translated from the coding sequence ATGAGGGTGCTTGTACAACGCTGTAAAGAGGCTCAGGTGACCGTTGGAGACGAGCTGACTGGGAGAATTGAATCCGGTTTGATGTTGCTCGTGGGAATTACACATGAGGACACGGAGAAGGATGCCATCTATTTGGCAGACAAAATCGCTGGACTTCGAATCTTTGAGGATGAGCAGGAAAAGATGAATCTCAGTTTGATGGATGTGGGCGGGGCTGTATTATCTGTCTCACAATTTACATTGTACGGAGATTGTCGTAAAGGAAAACGCCCAAGCTTTGCAGCTGCAGCCAGACCTGAAGCGGCAGAATTATTGTACGAAACGTTTAATCAGCTGTTACGTGATAAAGGGATTCTGGTGGAAACCGGACGTTTCGGAGCGATGATGGATGTGACTTTCACGAATTGGGGACCGGTGACTTTAATGCTCGAAAGCCCTATTCGTCAAGAAACGCATGCATAA
- a CDS encoding type 1 glutamine amidotransferase domain-containing protein, producing the protein MSKVAFLLANDFEDSEMQVPYDEVKKAGHDVEIIGLKAGETLKGKGGKASYTSDKAIAEVSASDYDAVVIPGGSSPENLRTDAHILKFVTEINSAKKPIAAICHGPQILASANLLKGRTITSYPPLKDDMVNAGAEFKDHEAVVDGNYITSRTPADEPAFVRELLKVI; encoded by the coding sequence ATGAGTAAAGTTGCTTTTTTATTGGCGAATGATTTTGAAGATTCGGAAATGCAGGTTCCATATGATGAGGTGAAAAAAGCCGGACACGACGTGGAAATTATCGGCTTGAAAGCAGGAGAGACGCTGAAAGGTAAAGGTGGTAAAGCCTCCTATACTTCGGACAAAGCGATCGCTGAGGTTTCGGCTTCAGATTACGACGCAGTTGTCATTCCAGGTGGATCTTCTCCTGAAAATTTGCGTACAGACGCACATATCCTGAAATTCGTAACGGAGATCAATAGTGCGAAGAAACCAATCGCTGCGATCTGTCACGGCCCGCAAATTCTGGCAAGTGCGAATTTGTTGAAAGGCCGTACGATTACATCCTATCCACCGCTCAAGGATGATATGGTGAACGCAGGGGCAGAATTCAAGGATCATGAAGCTGTAGTAGATGGAAATTATATTACATCCCGTACGCCTGCCGATGAACCGGCATTTGTCCGCGAGTTGTTAAAAGTCATTTAA